The proteins below are encoded in one region of Effusibacillus dendaii:
- a CDS encoding 3,4-dihydroxy-2-butanone-4-phosphate synthase, translating to MFDPIEDSMAALKKGGMVILVDDHTPGHPLGYLYTLSEHIQPEIINYMITQAKGLVCIALTKERAKFLNIPLMVNPYGEPGEKAFTVSVDYTKTSTGISAYERAETIQALLREESSPEDFKRPGHMFPLVAESRGLLDKKGIAEAAVDLAQFCDSSSLSGTFCEVLGKDGSIANMAELKKRAKEEGLKTVSMTQLYNYRKKTESLIERIGQFSFPTRYGMLHAIIYINQLDDSEYLVVVEGSVKGLSPIPLYMYAGNILGDLFVKSEKKGMSNLCRSLEELKKSGHGVLIYRNIRYPGNDSLQIKQTGTTGEIWDEVIIQKILKDIHVADVVVKDSVS from the coding sequence ATGTTTGATCCGATCGAAGACAGTATGGCAGCTTTGAAAAAAGGGGGGATGGTCATCTTGGTTGATGATCATACGCCTGGACATCCATTGGGTTATCTCTATACCCTATCTGAACATATACAACCGGAAATCATTAATTATATGATCACACAAGCTAAAGGCTTGGTGTGTATAGCTTTGACAAAAGAACGGGCTAAATTTCTCAATATTCCTTTAATGGTAAATCCTTACGGTGAACCTGGTGAAAAAGCATTTACCGTTTCAGTAGATTACACAAAAACCAGTACGGGCATATCTGCTTATGAACGTGCGGAAACCATTCAAGCTTTGCTCAGGGAAGAGTCATCACCCGAGGATTTCAAGCGGCCGGGCCATATGTTTCCCCTCGTGGCGGAGAGCAGGGGACTTCTGGATAAGAAAGGAATCGCCGAGGCGGCGGTTGATTTGGCGCAATTTTGCGATTCTTCCTCATTGTCCGGAACATTTTGTGAGGTATTGGGTAAGGATGGGTCTATAGCGAACATGGCGGAACTGAAGAAGCGAGCTAAAGAAGAGGGTTTGAAAACAGTATCCATGACTCAACTTTACAATTATCGAAAGAAAACGGAATCTCTTATTGAACGCATAGGCCAATTTTCCTTCCCTACCAGATATGGCATGTTACACGCCATCATATATATCAATCAGTTGGACGACAGTGAATATTTGGTAGTCGTGGAAGGCAGTGTAAAAGGGCTGTCCCCCATTCCGTTATATATGTACGCAGGAAATATCTTGGGTGATTTGTTTGTCAAAAGCGAGAAAAAGGGTATGAGCAATTTGTGCAGATCGTTGGAAGAATTGAAGAAAAGCGGCCATGGAGTTCTGATTTATCGAAACATAAGGTATCCCGGAAATGATTCCCTTCAAATCAAACAAACAGGAACAACTGGCGAAATTTGGGATGAGGTGATCATCCAGAAAATTTTAAAGGATATCCATGTTGCCGATGTAGTGGTAAAAGATAGTGTTTCCTGA
- a CDS encoding acyl-CoA dehydrogenase family protein, whose translation MHKLLELPVVKLSEETEKLREEVRKFISEELNADSFEPKCDSWLGELSQEFSRKLGERGWIGMTWPKKYGGHERTAIERFVVTEELLAAGAPVAGHWIADRQTGPLLLRYGTEEQRQFFLPKIAKGECYFAIGLSEPNAGSDLAGVLTSATKVEQGWILNGSKLWSSGAHHAHYMIVLCRTSPQNPENRHQGMSQLLVDLSANGVTIRPIRLMNGEHHFNEVIFEDVFISDDMLVGEVGNGWKQGMAELAYERSGPERFLSTFPLLVELVDILQDHTDKRIHIEIGQLAARLRTLRHMSLGVASLLQRGVTPDIAAALVKDLGTQFERDVAEIARLLVSPRLTAPSAVHAPTKYEKRLAEALLHAPGFTLRGGTTEILRGIVAKGVAAR comes from the coding sequence TTGCACAAGTTACTGGAGTTGCCGGTCGTTAAACTGTCGGAAGAAACCGAAAAGCTGAGGGAGGAAGTCCGTAAATTTATTTCAGAAGAACTGAACGCAGATTCATTCGAGCCAAAGTGTGATTCATGGCTTGGTGAACTATCGCAGGAATTTAGCCGCAAGTTGGGGGAACGTGGCTGGATTGGAATGACCTGGCCCAAAAAGTATGGGGGACATGAAAGAACAGCAATCGAACGCTTCGTTGTAACCGAAGAACTGTTGGCAGCGGGCGCCCCGGTTGCCGGGCATTGGATTGCGGACCGCCAGACGGGACCTTTATTGTTGAGGTACGGAACGGAAGAGCAGCGGCAATTTTTTTTGCCAAAGATCGCAAAGGGAGAATGTTACTTTGCGATCGGATTGAGTGAGCCAAATGCGGGTTCCGATTTAGCGGGCGTATTAACGAGTGCAACAAAGGTGGAACAAGGATGGATTTTAAACGGCAGCAAGTTGTGGAGTAGCGGCGCCCATCATGCTCACTACATGATTGTACTATGCCGTACCTCACCTCAAAATCCGGAGAATCGCCATCAAGGGATGAGTCAGCTTCTCGTAGATTTGTCCGCGAATGGTGTAACGATCAGGCCGATACGTTTAATGAACGGCGAACATCATTTTAATGAAGTAATCTTTGAAGATGTATTTATATCGGATGACATGCTGGTGGGTGAGGTCGGTAACGGCTGGAAACAGGGAATGGCTGAATTGGCGTATGAACGAAGCGGACCGGAACGTTTCCTAAGCACGTTTCCATTGTTGGTCGAATTAGTGGACATTCTCCAAGACCATACAGACAAACGAATTCACATTGAAATTGGACAATTGGCTGCCCGTTTGCGCACATTGCGTCACATGTCTTTAGGTGTTGCCAGTTTACTGCAACGCGGTGTAACACCTGACATTGCTGCAGCACTCGTTAAAGATTTGGGAACACAATTCGAGCGTGACGTCGCAGAGATCGCGCGATTGCTGGTTTCCCCTAGGTTGACAGCCCCCTCTGCAGTCCATGCCCCGACAAAATATGAAAAAAGGTTGGCCGAAGCGTTATTGCATGCACCTGGTTTTACGCTTCGCGGTGGAACAACCGAAATTTTACGCGGCATTGTTGCTAAGGGGGTAGCTGCGCGATGA
- a CDS encoding acyl-CoA dehydrogenase family protein, translated as MNEMRKMIIDSVTKIMKDFCSKEMINESEHGAWAGQLWKTLAEAGMITVAVSEEVGGTGGDYGDALSILRISGKYSAPIPLAETYMANWLLAELGLPIYEQPLTILPFENNGTIEVRRNANGMTICGTAKNVPWARYAEKLVVMGQSEQEFLVAVIDPDDCIIIPGKNLAGEARDIVELNGVEMQDCPYAAVDGEAVQNKLQSYGALTRSVLMAGALERILELALAYSNERQQFGRSLNRFQAIQQQIAILAGEVAAAGVAADYAVEAFTDAVNPTETIVAKIRIGQAASIAAPIAHQIHGAIGFTDEHVLHQSTRRLWSWRDEFGTESEWAEQLGKRLMNTGAGSLWSFITL; from the coding sequence ATGAACGAGATGCGTAAAATGATTATCGACTCCGTCACGAAAATAATGAAAGACTTTTGTTCAAAAGAGATGATAAATGAATCCGAACATGGAGCTTGGGCAGGTCAATTGTGGAAAACACTGGCCGAAGCGGGGATGATTACCGTAGCTGTATCCGAAGAGGTTGGCGGAACCGGCGGAGATTATGGCGATGCTTTAAGCATACTTAGAATTAGCGGTAAATACTCCGCTCCCATTCCATTAGCGGAAACATATATGGCGAATTGGCTGCTCGCCGAATTAGGGCTGCCGATTTACGAACAGCCGTTGACGATTTTGCCGTTTGAAAATAATGGAACGATAGAAGTCAGGAGAAATGCAAATGGGATGACCATCTGCGGAACAGCGAAGAATGTGCCATGGGCGAGATATGCGGAAAAATTAGTCGTTATGGGTCAATCGGAACAAGAATTTTTGGTCGCTGTGATTGATCCTGATGATTGTATCATTATACCTGGCAAAAATCTGGCTGGTGAAGCACGCGATATTGTCGAATTAAACGGCGTGGAAATGCAAGATTGTCCCTATGCCGCGGTCGACGGAGAAGCAGTGCAAAACAAATTACAATCTTATGGAGCATTAACCCGATCCGTCTTAATGGCGGGAGCACTGGAACGGATTTTGGAACTGGCTCTGGCTTATTCGAATGAACGCCAGCAGTTTGGGCGTTCTCTTAACCGCTTCCAGGCAATCCAACAGCAAATTGCCATTCTGGCAGGGGAGGTGGCAGCGGCGGGGGTTGCTGCCGACTATGCTGTTGAAGCGTTCACAGACGCAGTGAATCCGACTGAAACTATCGTTGCAAAAATCCGAATCGGGCAAGCAGCCAGCATAGCAGCGCCGATTGCCCACCAAATTCATGGTGCGATAGGATTTACCGATGAACATGTGTTACATCAAAGTACCCGCCGTCTCTGGTCTTGGCGTGATGAATTCGGAACCGAGAGCGAATGGGCAGAACAGTTAGGGAAGCGATTAATGAACACAGGTGCTGGATCCCTATGGTCATTTATTACTTTATAA
- a CDS encoding acetate--CoA ligase family protein, translating to MSNTKIRFIIEQAREEKRELLTEYESKLILSELGINTPPIMIAKTREEVAEKASSLGFPIVMKIHSPDIAHKSDIGCVVVGIGSVEESIEAYDKIMNSAAKNVPMARIQGVSVQTMADKDIEIIIGMKRDPVFGPTVLFGLGGIFVELIKDISLRVYPFTDQDVGTMIKEIKGYPLLRGYRGQQKRDIDAIKAVIHKIAELAVQVNEIQEIDLNPIFVYEKGICAVDARILLDFW from the coding sequence ATGAGTAATACAAAAATTCGTTTCATTATAGAACAAGCAAGGGAAGAAAAAAGAGAACTCTTAACTGAATATGAATCAAAGTTGATTTTATCAGAACTAGGAATTAATACTCCTCCTATTATGATCGCGAAAACTCGTGAGGAAGTGGCGGAGAAGGCATCTTCATTGGGCTTTCCGATTGTCATGAAAATTCATTCTCCCGATATCGCGCATAAATCGGATATAGGGTGTGTCGTAGTAGGAATTGGATCGGTTGAAGAGTCAATAGAGGCCTATGACAAAATTATGAACAGTGCGGCAAAAAACGTGCCAATGGCCCGTATACAGGGTGTGTCCGTTCAGACGATGGCTGACAAGGACATTGAAATTATCATTGGAATGAAAAGAGATCCGGTTTTTGGTCCTACCGTCCTGTTCGGTTTAGGTGGTATCTTCGTTGAGTTAATCAAAGATATCTCCTTAAGGGTCTACCCTTTCACTGACCAAGATGTGGGAACCATGATCAAAGAAATTAAAGGATATCCATTGCTTCGTGGATACCGGGGACAACAGAAGCGGGATATCGATGCGATTAAAGCGGTAATTCACAAAATAGCGGAGTTAGCTGTTCAAGTAAACGAAATCCAGGAAATCGATCTCAACCCGATTTTTGTATATGAAAAAGGGATATGTGCTGTGGATGCGCGTATTTTGCTGGACTTTTGGTAA